A region of Carassius gibelio isolate Cgi1373 ecotype wild population from Czech Republic chromosome B11, carGib1.2-hapl.c, whole genome shotgun sequence DNA encodes the following proteins:
- the cishb gene encoding cytokine inducible SH2-containing protein b, producing the protein MPEPPSGMVASHTSGQNERDESEVQQIQRSQAAPCSWAPAEDLRFITTTFQYLHTSGWYWGGMTASEARDALIGASEGSFLVRDSSHPLYLFTLSVQTWRGPTNVRIEYDSGRFRLDSSFPARSSLLSFSTLPSLVQHYISTSQGEERIAEEHHMVSKDNGILLKLRKPLFRPQGFPTLQHLTRLTINRHTDCHTQLPLPRPLMLYLQEYPFQV; encoded by the exons ATGCCAGAGCCACCTTCAGGAATGGTTGCTAGCCATACAAGTGGCCAAAATGAGAGGGATGAATCAGAGGTTCAACAAATTCAGCGATCCCAAGCCGCTCCCTGCTCGTGGGCCCCAGCTGAGGACTTGCGTTTCATCACCACCACCTTTCAGTACCTACATACCTCAG GATGGTACTGGGGTGGTATGACAGCCAGTGAGGCAAGGGATGCCCTAATTGGAGCTTCAGAAGGGTCTTTCCTTGTCCGTGACAGCAGCCATCCACTCTACCTCTTCACCCTGTCTGTACAGACGTGGAGAGGTCCCACTAATGTCCGCATCGAATACGACAGTGGCCGATTCCGTCTCGATTCCAGTTTTCCAGCCAGATCTAGCCTGTTGTCCTTTTCTACTCTTCCTAGTCTCGTGCAGCACTATATATCCACGAGTCAAGGGGAGGAGAGGATAGCAGAAGAACATCACATGGTGTCAAAGGACAATGGCATCCTGCTGAAGCTCAGGAAGCCCCTGTTCAGGCCTCAGGGCTTTCCAACATTACAACACCTCACACGCCTCACTATAAACAGACATACAGATTGCCATACACAGCTGCCACTGCCACGACCACTGATGCTGTACTTGCAAGAATACCCCTTTCAGGTGTGA
- the uba3 gene encoding NEDD8-activating enzyme E1 catalytic subunit isoform X2 has translation MAEGEEPMVVDGGSMDHTDWQGRWDHLKKFLERAGPFTHPDFEPSTESLQFLLETCRILVIGAGGLGCELLKDLALSGFRHIHVVDMDTIDVSNLNRQFLFRPKDVGRPKAEVAADFVNGRVPGCNVVPHFKKIQDLDETFYRQFHIVVCGLDSVVARRWMNGMLLSLLIYEDGVLDPSSIIPLIDGGTEGFKGNARVILPGMTACIDCTLELYPPQINFPMCTIASMPRLPEHCVEYVRILLWPKEKPFGDGVALDGDDPTHIQWVHQKSLERAAEFSITGVTYRLTQGVVKRIIPAVASTNAVIAAACSTEVFKIATSAYVPLNNYLVFNDVDGLYTYTFEAERKENCSACSQVPQDLQFPPSAKLQEILDFLTENASLQMKSPAITTTLDGKNKTLYLQTVASIEERTRPNLNKTLKELGLVDGQELAVADVTTPQTVLFKLNFISKENA, from the exons ATGGCGGAAGGAGAGGAGCC TATGGTTGTGGATGGAGGGAGTATGGATCACACAGACTGGCAGGGAAGATGGGACCATCTCAAAAAGTTCTTAGAGAGAGCCGGACCCTTCACTCATCCGGATTTTGAACCCAGCACTGAG TCTCTCCAGTTTTTACTGGAAACATGCAGAATTCTTGTTATTGGAGCCGGTGGACTCGGTTGTGAGCTGCTCAAAGATCTG GCCTTGTCAGGTTTTCGGCACATTCATGTGGTGGACATGGACACCATTGATGTCTCTAACCTCAACAGACAGTTCCTCTTCAG ACCAAAGGATGTGGGCCGACCAAAGGCAGAGGTTGCAGCAGACTTTGTAAATGGCAGGGTCCCAGGCTGCAATGTTGTCCC ACATTTTAAGAAAATCCAGGACTTGGATGAGACATTTTACAGGC AATTTCACATAGTAGTCTGTGGCCTGGACTCTGTTGTGGCCAGAAGATGGATGAATGGGATGCTG ttATCTCTGCTGATTTATGAAGATGGTGTCCTAGATCCCAGTTCCATAATTCCATTAATAGATGGAGGCACAGAGGGCTTCAAGGGCAATGCCCGAGTCATTCTTCCAGGCATGACAGCTTGCATCGATTGCACCCTTGAGCTCTACCCTCCACAG ATAAACTTCCCGATGTGCACTATAGCCTCTATGCCAAGGTTACCAGAACATTGTGTTGAATATGTCCGCATACTGCTTTGGCCCAAAGAAAAGCCTTTTGGAG ACGGTGTAGCTCTAGATGGAGATGACCCAACGCACATCCAGTGGGTGCACCAAAAATCTCTGGAAAGAGCAGCCGAGTTCAGCATCACTGGGGTGACTTACAGACTCACCCAGG GGGTCGTGAAGAGAATAATTCCTGCTGTGGCTTCTACAAATGCTGTTATTGCTG CTGCTTGCTCCACCGAGGTTTTTAAAATTGCCACGAG CGCCTATGTTCCCTTGAACAACTACCTGGTGTTCAATGATGTGGATGGGCTGTACACGTACACCTTTGAGGCTGAGAGAAAG GAGAATTGTTCTGCCTGCAGTCAGGTGCCACAGGACCTGCAGTTCCCACCTTCAGCTAAACTACAGGAGATTCTGGACTTCTTGACTGAGAATGCCTCTCT CCAAATGAAGTCTCCTGCCATCACgacaactttggatggaaaaaACAAAACTCTGTATTTACAG ACCGTAGCATCTATTGAAGAGAGAACGCGACCAAATCTTAATAAAACACTGAAAG AGCTTGGACTAGTGGATGGACAGGAACTGGCAGTGGCTGATGTCACCACTCCTCAGACTGTGCTCTTTAAACTCAACTTCATCTCCAAGGAAAATGCTTAA
- the uba3 gene encoding NEDD8-activating enzyme E1 catalytic subunit isoform X1 has product MAEGEEPEKKRRRIEELNENMVVDGGSMDHTDWQGRWDHLKKFLERAGPFTHPDFEPSTESLQFLLETCRILVIGAGGLGCELLKDLALSGFRHIHVVDMDTIDVSNLNRQFLFRPKDVGRPKAEVAADFVNGRVPGCNVVPHFKKIQDLDETFYRQFHIVVCGLDSVVARRWMNGMLLSLLIYEDGVLDPSSIIPLIDGGTEGFKGNARVILPGMTACIDCTLELYPPQINFPMCTIASMPRLPEHCVEYVRILLWPKEKPFGDGVALDGDDPTHIQWVHQKSLERAAEFSITGVTYRLTQGVVKRIIPAVASTNAVIAAACSTEVFKIATSAYVPLNNYLVFNDVDGLYTYTFEAERKENCSACSQVPQDLQFPPSAKLQEILDFLTENASLQMKSPAITTTLDGKNKTLYLQTVASIEERTRPNLNKTLKELGLVDGQELAVADVTTPQTVLFKLNFISKENA; this is encoded by the exons ATGGCGGAAGGAGAGGAGCC GGAGAAGAAAAGAAGGAGAATAGAGGAGCTGAATGAGAA TATGGTTGTGGATGGAGGGAGTATGGATCACACAGACTGGCAGGGAAGATGGGACCATCTCAAAAAGTTCTTAGAGAGAGCCGGACCCTTCACTCATCCGGATTTTGAACCCAGCACTGAG TCTCTCCAGTTTTTACTGGAAACATGCAGAATTCTTGTTATTGGAGCCGGTGGACTCGGTTGTGAGCTGCTCAAAGATCTG GCCTTGTCAGGTTTTCGGCACATTCATGTGGTGGACATGGACACCATTGATGTCTCTAACCTCAACAGACAGTTCCTCTTCAG ACCAAAGGATGTGGGCCGACCAAAGGCAGAGGTTGCAGCAGACTTTGTAAATGGCAGGGTCCCAGGCTGCAATGTTGTCCC ACATTTTAAGAAAATCCAGGACTTGGATGAGACATTTTACAGGC AATTTCACATAGTAGTCTGTGGCCTGGACTCTGTTGTGGCCAGAAGATGGATGAATGGGATGCTG ttATCTCTGCTGATTTATGAAGATGGTGTCCTAGATCCCAGTTCCATAATTCCATTAATAGATGGAGGCACAGAGGGCTTCAAGGGCAATGCCCGAGTCATTCTTCCAGGCATGACAGCTTGCATCGATTGCACCCTTGAGCTCTACCCTCCACAG ATAAACTTCCCGATGTGCACTATAGCCTCTATGCCAAGGTTACCAGAACATTGTGTTGAATATGTCCGCATACTGCTTTGGCCCAAAGAAAAGCCTTTTGGAG ACGGTGTAGCTCTAGATGGAGATGACCCAACGCACATCCAGTGGGTGCACCAAAAATCTCTGGAAAGAGCAGCCGAGTTCAGCATCACTGGGGTGACTTACAGACTCACCCAGG GGGTCGTGAAGAGAATAATTCCTGCTGTGGCTTCTACAAATGCTGTTATTGCTG CTGCTTGCTCCACCGAGGTTTTTAAAATTGCCACGAG CGCCTATGTTCCCTTGAACAACTACCTGGTGTTCAATGATGTGGATGGGCTGTACACGTACACCTTTGAGGCTGAGAGAAAG GAGAATTGTTCTGCCTGCAGTCAGGTGCCACAGGACCTGCAGTTCCCACCTTCAGCTAAACTACAGGAGATTCTGGACTTCTTGACTGAGAATGCCTCTCT CCAAATGAAGTCTCCTGCCATCACgacaactttggatggaaaaaACAAAACTCTGTATTTACAG ACCGTAGCATCTATTGAAGAGAGAACGCGACCAAATCTTAATAAAACACTGAAAG AGCTTGGACTAGTGGATGGACAGGAACTGGCAGTGGCTGATGTCACCACTCCTCAGACTGTGCTCTTTAAACTCAACTTCATCTCCAAGGAAAATGCTTAA
- the tmf1 gene encoding TATA element modulatory factor, whose translation MSWFNASHLSSFAKQALTTAQKSIDRVLDIKEEDQWGDSTVQTCTDPPGKPVSTGWGMNQWNSPSEEHTKSVPPSSEAITKPVTRTVVDESEDFFSAFLPHGEIQSVSNTKVVSVPPAKSNRRLREKADKEKELEVSDAQGQTELSKCSSLETIEIKPNETELLEQNSFSADEQSQPELVVPVVSVAPEQAAEHEIGKDQTETDGLVLPSDVTLTNVPLSSSEVESAGVFEAVLTTETKNSVKTLPVPPKEIILESKDAKSEDRQSNTPSPPVSAFSSGTSTTSDIEVLDHESVLSESSASSRQETAEAKAGLHLMQGSFQLLSASTCADFPRLDEYPKLTESSGSSSDAFERIDSFSMQSLDSRSVSEVNSDDEIPGNHTLASITAGDLPPPAQTAPQTSQNEEEVMTESVNDQFLDDNEMEESGRSATPVNCEQTDELQDQGPETDLTLTSQKSDMNETVISPSTEEKQGDSPCQISELQKIIEELSSRLEKRESQLLVVSKDKARLEEECDNLKDEMISLKEESFTVHSLKDEFTQRIAEAERKAQFACKERDIAKKEIKGLREELASRLNSNETLELIREKEEQIRELLEEGEKLSKQQLQHSNIIKKLRVKERESDAQITKQTKKLKEQEEELKHLQQVLDGKEEVEKQHRENIKKLNAVVERQEKELSKLQTCSEELQENNRSLQAALDSSYKELAELHKVNATKDSEAQELALSREVQAKEELSLALEKAQEESRLQQEALAHQVADLRLALQRAEQQQAKKEDYLREEISELQQRLQEAETRNQELSQSVTSATRPLLRQIENLQATLGAQTASWEKLEKNISDRLADAQAQLAVSVEKERSATEELLAIRAQISSLESQASLLRQEKGRLQGQLDAERTRREKFEDDLSRERVELENLKGEHARVSEEAKKEKLLLTNQLEMEKMKVEQEKKKCYLAQEALKEKERKSLSLSVTDAPASSTPSLSRSSSVSGAEHAGLPSSLFSQQEDSLDHSFSSMTMSISGTNLYEAARLGGGSSVIESLQSQLKLREGEIAQLQMEIASLERSRTVMAEELVRLTNQNEEMESKVKEIPRMKVQMKDLEQRHNTILQMYGEKAEEAEELRLDLQDVKNMYKTQIDELLKNQK comes from the exons ATGAGTTGGTTCAACGCGTCACATCTGTCGAGTTTTGCTAAACAAGCGCTGACAACTGCTCAGAAATCCATCGACAGAGTTCTGGACATCAAAGAAGAGGACCAGTGGGGGGACTCGACCGTACAGACCTGTACTG atcCACCAGGCAAGCCAGTGTCAACAGGATGGGGTATGAACCAGTGGAACTCGCCCTCTGAGGAACATACCAAATCTGTCCCTCCATCATCCGAGGCCATTACTAAGCCTGTCACACGGACAGTGGTTGACGAATCTGAGGATTTCTTCAGTGCCTTTCTGCCCCATGGAGAAATACAATCTGTAAGCAACACTAAAGTGGTGTCTGTGCCACCGGCCAAGTCGAACCGCAGACTACGGGAAAAAGCAGACAAGGAGAAAGAGCTGGAAGTCAGTGATGCGCAGGGTCAGACAGAACTCAGTAAATGCAGCAGCCTGGAAACTATTGAGATAAAGCCAAATGAGACAGAGCTTCTGGAGCAAAATTCATTCTCGGCAGATGAGCAGTCACAACCAGAACTGGTTGTTCCTGTTGTGTCTGTTGCACCAGAGCAAGCTGCTGAACACGAGATCGGCAAAGACCAGACTGAGACCGATGGATTAGTTTTACCTTCAGATGTCACACTCACAAATGTACCTCTATCATCTTCTGAGGTTGAATCTGCTGGAGTGTTTGAAGCAGTTTTGACCACCGAGACCAAAAATTCAGTGAAAACCTTGCCTGTCCCTCCTAAAGAAATCATCTTAGAATCCAAAGACGCTAAATCAGAGGACAGACAAAGTAACACCCCGTCTCCCCCTGTTAGTGCCTTCTCTTCTGGTACTTCCACTACCAGCGACATAGAGGTTTTGGACCATGAGAGCGTGCTAAGCGAGAGCTCGGCCAGCTCCAGACAGGAGACTGCAGAGGCTAAAGCTGGACTCCACCTAATGCAGGGCTCTTTCCAACTGCTCTCTGCTTCAACGTGCGCCGACTTCCCTCGTTTGGATGAATACCCAAAACTCACTGAAAGCAGCGGCTCATCGTCTGATGCCTTTGAGCGGATAGACTCGTTTAGCATGCAGTCGTTGGACAGCCGTAGTGTCAGCGAAGTGAATTCTGATGATGAGATCCCGGGCAACCACACCTTAGCTTCCATCACGGCTGGAGATTTGCCCCCTCCTGCTCAGACAGCACCACAGACCAGTCAGAATGAAGAGGAGGTTATGACAGAGTCAGTAAATGACCAGTTTCTGGATGATAATGAGATGGAGGAAAGTGGCCGCAGTGCAACGCCAGTGAACTGTGAGCAGACAGATGAGCTGCAGGACCAGGGACCCGAAACTGACCTCACATTGACTAGCCAAAAATCTGATATGAATGAAACTGTAATATCACCGAGTACTGAGGAGAAACAAGGAGATTCACCCTGTCAGATTTCTGAGCTCCAAAAG ATTATCGAGGAGCTCTCTAGTCGACTGGAGAAGAGAGAATCACAGTTGCTTGTGGTCAGTAAAGACAAGGCCAGACTAGAGGAGGAGTGTGACAATCTCAAAGA TGAGATGATCAGCTTGAAGGAAGAAAGTTTTACTGTACACTCTTTAAAAGATGAGTTCACTCAGCGTATAGCTGAAGCTGAGAGGAAAGCTCAATTTGCCTGCAAGGAAAGAGACATCGCCAAAAAg GAAATTAAGGGCCTTAGAGAAGAGCTGGCGAGCAGATTGAATTCAAATGAGACTTTGGAACTGATAAGAGAGAAGGAGGAACAGATCCGAGAGCTGCTTGAAGAAG GTGAGAAACTGTCCAAGCAGCAGTTGCAGCACTCCAACATCATAAAGAAATTgcgtgtgaaagagagagagagtgatgcaCAGATCACCAAACAGACCAAAAAACTGAAGGAACAGGAAGAAGAGCTGAAACACTTGCAGCAG GTTTTGGATGGTAAGGAGGAAGTAGAAAAGCAACACAGAGAGAACATCAAGAAGCTGAATGCTGTGGTAGAGCGTCAGGAGAAAGAATTGAGTAAACTGCAGACCTGCAGCGAGGAGCTTCAGGAAAACAACCGCAGTTTGCAAGCAGCCCTCGACAGCTCCtacaa AGAGCTTGCGGAGCTGCATAAGGTCAACGCCACCAAGGATAGTGAAGCCCAGGAGCTAGCTCTGAGCAGAGAGGTACAGGCGAAGGAAGAGCTGAGCCTGGCTTTGGAGAAAGCCCAAGAAGAGTCCCGCTTGCAACAAGAGGCACTGGCTCATCAG GTGGCAGATCTGAGGCTGGCTTTACAGAGAGCTGAGCAGCAGCAGGCCAAGAAGGAAGATTACCTGAGGGAGGAGATCAGTGAGTTACAGCAG AGGTTACAAGAAGCGGAGACCAGAAACCAGGAACTAAGTCAAAGTGTCACATCTGCAACACGGCCTCTCCTTCGACAGATAGAGAACCTCCAGGCAACGCTTGGGGCCCAGACAGCATCATGGGAAAAACTAGAGAAGAACATCTCTGACCGCTTAG CTGATGCCCAAGCCCAGCTGGCTGTTTCCGTAGAGAAAGAGCGTTCGGCTACAGAGGAGCTGCTAGCCATCCGAGCACAGATATCATCTTTAGAGTCTCAGGCTTCTCTGTTGAGGCAAGAGAAGGGACGTCTGCAGGGGCAGCTGGATGCAGAGAGGACGAGACGGGAAAAATTTGAGGATGACTTAAGCAG GGAGCGTGTAGAGCTGGAGAATCTTAAAGGAGAACATGCTCGAGTATCGGAGGAGGCCAAGAAGGAGAAG TTGCTTCTCACCAACCAACTTGAAATGGAGAAAATGAAGGTGGAGcaggagaagaagaaatgttaCCTTGCACAAGAGGCCCTCAAAGAAAAG GAGAGGAAGTCTCTAAGTCTGTCTGTGACTGATGCTCCAGCATCCTCCACTCCTTCACTGTCCCGTTCCAGTTCTGTCAGTGGGGCTGAGCATGCCGGCTTACCTTCCTCCCTTTTCTCACAG cagGAGGATTCTCTCGACCATTCTTTCAGCAGTATGACCATGTCTATCAGTGGGACTAACCTATATGAGGCGGCTCGACTGGGTGGCGGATCCAGTGTCATTGAGAGCCTGCAGTCTCAGCTCAAACTCAGAGAGGGCGAGATTGCCCAGCTGCAG ATGGAGATTGCTAGTCTAGAGAGAAGCCGCACTGTCATGGCAGAAGAACTTgtgcgactgaccaatcagaatgaagAAATGGAGAGTAAAGTGAAGGAAATCCCTAGAATGAAAGTGCAAATGAag GATCTAGAACAGAGGCACAACACAATTCTGCAGATGTATGGAGAGAAGGCAGAGGAGGCAGAAGAGCTGCGTCTGGATCTACAGGATGTGAAGAACATGTACAAAACTCAAATAGATGAACTattaaaaaatcaaaaataa
- the eogt gene encoding EGF domain-specific O-linked N-acetylglucosamine transferase isoform X1, producing MLLLVALCLVCTVSAADSEQDSSHTPQLDYSSLALPQQHIPFFLHNHKRLAKVCKEDPLCPFKDALLLKKACWGYEKGCSPEHRFSYPVCTNLDLGWANSIQAAQEVFWKQADFGYVRERLSEMKTLCKPLSPGDSSLKCTSHMRFCRAINLYLDLRSPRRGHERYKEDFLEQGEIGGHCSLNSKALAAEGTHKSPLQSWFAELQTYSELDFHPLDDGHCDVIIDRPTVFMKLDAGVNMYHHFCDFVNLYISQHLNNSFSRDINLVMWDTSFYGYGDLFSETWQAFTDYDIIHLKNFDSKRVCFRDVFFSLLPRMRYGLFYNTPLISDCHSEGLFKAFSQHVLYRLGVSQDGPKEGQVRVTLLARSTEYRRIINQQELINALKTVPLFEVKLVDYKYKEMPFLEQIHITHNSDIFIGMHGAGLTHLLFLPDWAVIFELYNCQDESCYRDLARLRGVHYMTWQKRDKVFPQDKGHHPTLGEHPKFTNYTFDVEEFMRLVLLAAEHVTRHPAWRAKKVREEL from the exons ATGCTGCTGCTGGTCGCTCTGTGCCTGGTCTGCACCGTCTCGGCCGCAGACAGCGAGCAGGACAGCAGCCACACGCCACAGCTGGACTACAGCAGCCTGGCGCTGCCTCAGCAACATATTCCTTTCTTTCTGCACAACCACAAACGACTGGCCAAAGTCTGCAAGGAGGACCCACTTTGCCCTTTTAAA GATGCTCTGCTGCTCAAGAAGGCCTGCTGGGGTTATGAAAAGGGCTGCTCCCCTGAGCACAGGTTCAGCTATCCTGTGTGCACCAATCTTGATTTGGGATG GGCAAACTCTATTCAGGCAGCACAGGAAGTCTTCTGGAAGCAGGCAGATTTTGGTTATGTGAGGGAGCGTCTCAGTGAGATGAAGACATTGTGCAAGCCGTTGAGTCCT ggTGATTCCTCTCTGAAGTGCACCAGTCATATGCGGTTTTGCAGGGCCATAAACCTATACCTGGACTTGAGGAGTCCCCGCAGAGGTCATGAGAG GTATAAAGAGGATTTCCTGGAACAGGGCGAGATCGGCGGTCACTGCAGCCTTAATAGTAAAGCACTAGCCGCAGAAGGGACACACAAGAGTCCTCTTCAGTCTTG gtTTGCTGAACTGCAGACATACTCCGAGCTTGACTTCCATCCTCTGGATGATGGCCATTGTGATGTTATAATCGACAGACCAACCGTCTTCATGAAGCTGGATGCAg GAGTGAACATGTACCATCATTTCTGTGACTTTGTCAACCTCTACATCTCTCAGCACCTCAACAATTCCTTCAGCCGTGACATAAACCTTGTAATGTGGGACACA AGTTTTTATGGATATGGCGACCTGTTCAGCGAAACGTGGCAGGCTTTTACAGATTATGACATCATTCACCTCAAAAACTTTGACTCCAAAAGG GTGTGTTTCAGAGACGTGTTTTTCTCACTCCTTCCAAGAATGCGATATGGCCTTTTCTACAACACTCCTCTT ATCTCTGACTGCCACAGCGAAGGACTGTTCAAGGCATTTTCCCAGCATGTACTTTATCGACTTGGTGTCTCACAAGATGGACCAAAG GAGGGCCAAGTCCGTGTCACACTGTTGGCAAGAAGCACTGAGTACCGTAGGATAATAAACCAGCAGGAG cttaTCAATGCCCTGAAGACTGTGCCTTTATTCGAGGTCAAGCTGGTGGATTACAAATACAA GGAGATGCCATTTCTGGAGCAGATCCACATCACACACAACTCTGATATCTTCATTGGGATGCATGGAGCCGGACTGACCCACCTCCTCTTTCTTCCCGACTGGGCCGTCATATTTGAATT GTACAACTGTCAAGATGAGAGCTGCTACCGTGATCTGGCCCGACTGAGAGGAGTCCATTACATGACTTGGCAGAAAAGGGACAAAGTGTTCCCCCAGGATAAG GGTCATCATCCTACTCTTGGGGAACATCCTAAGTTTACAAACTACACTTTTGATGTAGAGGAGTTCATGCGGTTAGTCCTTCTAGCGGCTGAACATGTGACCCGGCACCCGGCATGGCGTGCAAAAAAGGTCCGAGAAGAACTGTAG
- the eogt gene encoding EGF domain-specific O-linked N-acetylglucosamine transferase isoform X2: protein MLLLVALCLVCTVSAADSEQDSSHTPQLDYSSLALPQQHIPFFLHNHKRLAKVCKEDPLCPFKDALLLKKACWGYEKGCSPEHRFSYPVCTNLDLGWANSIQAAQEVFWKQADFGYVRERLSEMKTLCKPLSPGDSSLKCTSHMRFCRAINLYLDLRSPRRGHERYKEDFLEQGEIGGHCSLNSKALAAEGTHKSPLQSWFAELQTYSELDFHPLDDGHCDVIIDRPTVFMKLDAGVNMYHHFCDFVNLYISQHLNNSFSRDINLVMWDTSFYGYGDLFSETWQAFTDYDIIHLKNFDSKRVCFRDVFFSLLPRMRYGLFYNTPLISDCHSEGLFKAFSQHVLYRLGVSQDGPKEGQVRVTLLARSTEYRRIINQQELINALKTVPLFEVKLVDYKYKEMPFLEQIHITHNSDIFIGMHGAGLTHLLFLPDWAVIFEL from the exons ATGCTGCTGCTGGTCGCTCTGTGCCTGGTCTGCACCGTCTCGGCCGCAGACAGCGAGCAGGACAGCAGCCACACGCCACAGCTGGACTACAGCAGCCTGGCGCTGCCTCAGCAACATATTCCTTTCTTTCTGCACAACCACAAACGACTGGCCAAAGTCTGCAAGGAGGACCCACTTTGCCCTTTTAAA GATGCTCTGCTGCTCAAGAAGGCCTGCTGGGGTTATGAAAAGGGCTGCTCCCCTGAGCACAGGTTCAGCTATCCTGTGTGCACCAATCTTGATTTGGGATG GGCAAACTCTATTCAGGCAGCACAGGAAGTCTTCTGGAAGCAGGCAGATTTTGGTTATGTGAGGGAGCGTCTCAGTGAGATGAAGACATTGTGCAAGCCGTTGAGTCCT ggTGATTCCTCTCTGAAGTGCACCAGTCATATGCGGTTTTGCAGGGCCATAAACCTATACCTGGACTTGAGGAGTCCCCGCAGAGGTCATGAGAG GTATAAAGAGGATTTCCTGGAACAGGGCGAGATCGGCGGTCACTGCAGCCTTAATAGTAAAGCACTAGCCGCAGAAGGGACACACAAGAGTCCTCTTCAGTCTTG gtTTGCTGAACTGCAGACATACTCCGAGCTTGACTTCCATCCTCTGGATGATGGCCATTGTGATGTTATAATCGACAGACCAACCGTCTTCATGAAGCTGGATGCAg GAGTGAACATGTACCATCATTTCTGTGACTTTGTCAACCTCTACATCTCTCAGCACCTCAACAATTCCTTCAGCCGTGACATAAACCTTGTAATGTGGGACACA AGTTTTTATGGATATGGCGACCTGTTCAGCGAAACGTGGCAGGCTTTTACAGATTATGACATCATTCACCTCAAAAACTTTGACTCCAAAAGG GTGTGTTTCAGAGACGTGTTTTTCTCACTCCTTCCAAGAATGCGATATGGCCTTTTCTACAACACTCCTCTT ATCTCTGACTGCCACAGCGAAGGACTGTTCAAGGCATTTTCCCAGCATGTACTTTATCGACTTGGTGTCTCACAAGATGGACCAAAG GAGGGCCAAGTCCGTGTCACACTGTTGGCAAGAAGCACTGAGTACCGTAGGATAATAAACCAGCAGGAG cttaTCAATGCCCTGAAGACTGTGCCTTTATTCGAGGTCAAGCTGGTGGATTACAAATACAA GGAGATGCCATTTCTGGAGCAGATCCACATCACACACAACTCTGATATCTTCATTGGGATGCATGGAGCCGGACTGACCCACCTCCTCTTTCTTCCCGACTGGGCCGTCATATTTGAATT ATGA